Proteins from a genomic interval of Clostridium sp. AN503:
- the smpB gene encoding SsrA-binding protein SmpB yields MKDAFKLIANNKKAYHEYFIDEKFECGIELFGTEVKSIRMGQCSIKEAFVRIDKGEVYVYGMHVNPYEKGNIFNKDPLRPRKLLMHRSEIAKLEGKIREKGYTLVPLQVYFKGSLVKVEIGLARGKKLYDKRQDLAKKDQKREVEREYKEKLR; encoded by the coding sequence GTGAAGGATGCGTTTAAACTGATTGCCAACAACAAAAAGGCATATCATGAGTATTTTATCGATGAGAAATTCGAGTGTGGGATAGAGCTGTTCGGAACGGAGGTCAAGTCCATCCGTATGGGACAGTGCAGCATCAAGGAGGCGTTTGTCCGGATCGATAAGGGGGAGGTGTATGTGTACGGCATGCATGTGAACCCTTACGAGAAGGGCAATATCTTCAATAAAGACCCGTTAAGGCCAAGAAAGCTTCTGATGCACCGGAGCGAGATTGCAAAGCTGGAGGGGAAGATCAGGGAAAAAGGCTATACCCTGGTCCCGCTCCAGGTGTATTTTAAAGGCAGTCTCGTCAAGGTGGAGATCGGGCTGGCCCGGGGCAAGAAGCTCTATGACAAGCGGCAGGATCTGGCAAAGAAGGACCAGAAGCGTGAAGTGGAGAGGGAATACAAAGAAAAACTAAGATAA
- a CDS encoding leucine-rich repeat domain-containing protein, which translates to MKFTELKCSACGGTMKIDKQNPNYAVCEYCRSRFTVEWDMTPLNGTIPGDGDGIPHLTPLKEKIDYVPIEPVEHKGNGWGPYGWKRITAVVSVAIVLLAIYYGPKIYARYQMDHASSEVGNDIAGALGNEEEVQPAVEAHPLGGILEAFASQVFDRPAGQLTDVDLAKIKWLEIQTGADDRKFGYSFSDPWEDPEAALTWISFPKEEFYEVDLSCLPAFTGLKRLKTNTSIRAENLEGLSLQGISGYFDSLEAVAAVTGNPGELRQLTMRGDKLSLQGAEQFPKLEELNMNCDQIDDPKMLVNMKSLRTVSVDMYDSGMDFSIFGMMPWLEKLTISSEKVRDLNFVSGMEGLKEFHITYGTFLTLDPLKDLTGLEAFTVERCDELKDMSALSGLTGLKRLSIDLPYQCPIPDLSGLTAMEELYLSGFDNTGFLRNMTALKTLTLDGCRVDAPSDFEGLVNLTTLNCTSFAATARDYGFITRLPALEQLNLRGTATYQDISGIFNLPTLKHLDISGMQCEINFDRIQENTSLESLAIDKLKLYKNVDVRGGGGIYSVNWDDVSLVDNLSFLGRLKGLRSLSIRENELVDVSFAASLEALEEIDFSDNYVTDLAPLSALKMLKKVNCAENPISNYEVLKESVRIIRE; encoded by the coding sequence ATGAAATTTACAGAGCTGAAATGTTCCGCATGCGGCGGAACCATGAAAATTGACAAACAGAATCCCAATTATGCGGTCTGTGAATATTGCCGCAGCAGATTTACTGTTGAGTGGGATATGACGCCACTGAACGGAACGATTCCGGGTGACGGAGATGGGATCCCTCATTTAACGCCGCTCAAGGAAAAGATCGACTATGTGCCGATCGAACCAGTAGAACACAAGGGCAATGGATGGGGACCGTATGGCTGGAAAAGGATCACCGCTGTGGTCTCGGTTGCGATTGTGCTCTTAGCCATATACTACGGGCCAAAGATCTATGCAAGATACCAGATGGACCATGCATCGTCAGAGGTTGGAAATGATATAGCAGGAGCTTTGGGGAATGAAGAAGAGGTGCAGCCGGCGGTAGAAGCACATCCCTTAGGCGGCATTCTGGAAGCCTTTGCCAGCCAGGTTTTTGACCGCCCGGCGGGGCAGCTCACGGATGTTGATCTGGCAAAGATCAAGTGGCTGGAGATCCAGACAGGCGCGGATGACAGAAAGTTCGGTTACAGTTTTTCCGATCCATGGGAGGATCCGGAGGCGGCGCTCACCTGGATCAGTTTTCCGAAAGAGGAATTTTATGAGGTGGATCTGTCATGCCTTCCGGCCTTTACCGGCCTTAAGCGGTTAAAGACAAACACCAGTATCCGGGCGGAGAATCTGGAAGGGCTGTCCCTTCAGGGAATCAGCGGTTATTTTGACAGCCTGGAGGCAGTCGCAGCCGTAACAGGGAACCCCGGGGAGCTTCGCCAGCTTACCATGCGGGGGGATAAGCTGTCCCTTCAGGGGGCGGAACAGTTCCCGAAGCTGGAAGAACTTAATATGAACTGCGATCAGATCGATGATCCCAAGATGCTGGTGAATATGAAGTCTCTGAGGACCGTTTCGGTTGATATGTATGACAGCGGTATGGATTTTTCCATATTTGGGATGATGCCATGGCTGGAAAAGCTGACGATCAGCTCCGAAAAGGTGCGTGACCTGAATTTCGTATCCGGGATGGAAGGGCTGAAGGAGTTTCATATTACCTACGGCACATTTTTGACGCTGGATCCCTTGAAAGACCTCACGGGGCTTGAGGCGTTCACTGTAGAGCGGTGCGATGAGCTGAAGGATATGTCGGCGCTCTCCGGTCTGACAGGTTTAAAGCGGCTGAGCATAGACCTGCCCTATCAATGTCCCATACCGGACTTGAGCGGCCTTACGGCGATGGAAGAGCTGTATCTGTCCGGGTTTGACAATACGGGATTTTTGAGGAACATGACGGCACTGAAGACGCTGACCCTGGACGGATGCAGGGTGGACGCGCCGTCTGACTTTGAAGGTCTGGTGAATTTGACGACATTAAACTGTACATCCTTTGCGGCGACGGCGCGGGATTATGGTTTTATCACAAGGCTTCCGGCGCTGGAACAGTTAAATCTGCGCGGGACAGCTACCTATCAGGACATTTCCGGGATCTTCAACCTGCCGACATTAAAGCATTTGGACATCAGCGGAATGCAGTGCGAGATCAATTTTGACCGGATCCAGGAAAACACATCGCTGGAATCACTGGCGATCGATAAGCTCAAGCTTTATAAAAATGTGGATGTCCGCGGAGGCGGCGGTATCTACTCCGTAAACTGGGATGATGTGAGCCTGGTGGATAACCTGTCCTTTTTAGGAAGGTTAAAAGGCCTTCGAAGTCTGAGTATCCGGGAAAATGAGCTGGTGGATGTGAGTTTTGCCGCCTCTTTAGAGGCCTTGGAGGAGATCGACTTCTCTGACAACTATGTCACGGATCTGGCTCCGCTTTCCGCGCTCAAGATGCTCAAGAAAGTCAATTGTGCTGAAAACCCCATATCCAATTATGAGGTTCTAAAAGAATCAGTGCGCATTATACGGGAATAA
- a CDS encoding HAD family hydrolase, with translation MRYKQIIFDIDGTLIFTEEAVLLSLRDTLKTVTGTEYETDGLTFSLGIPGRDTLKELKLPDVEASMALWEENMGAYRHTIHIFAGITEVLDALLRSGCELGVVTSETQDELALDFGRLGLTPYFKTIVCASDTVCHKPSPEPLLKYMELTGTDSSEILYIGDSIYDSQCARSAHVDFALALWGCLDKTIDADYRLDSPSDLLSIQNAE, from the coding sequence ATGAGGTATAAACAGATTATATTTGACATAGACGGAACTCTGATCTTTACAGAAGAAGCGGTCCTGTTATCCCTGCGCGACACGTTAAAAACCGTCACGGGAACTGAATATGAAACTGACGGACTTACATTTTCCCTGGGAATCCCCGGAAGAGACACCCTAAAGGAGTTGAAACTTCCGGACGTTGAAGCTTCCATGGCGCTGTGGGAGGAGAACATGGGCGCCTACCGCCACACCATCCATATATTTGCAGGCATTACGGAAGTCCTTGACGCACTGCTCCGGTCCGGATGTGAGCTTGGCGTAGTGACTTCTGAGACGCAGGATGAGCTTGCCCTCGATTTTGGGCGCCTTGGGCTTACTCCTTATTTTAAGACCATAGTCTGTGCCAGTGACACAGTCTGCCACAAGCCCTCGCCGGAACCGCTCCTCAAATACATGGAGCTGACCGGAACCGACAGCAGTGAGATCCTCTATATCGGCGACAGCATCTACGACTCCCAATGCGCCAGAAGCGCCCACGTGGATTTTGCACTGGCCCTGTGGGGCTGCCTGGATAAAACGATCGATGCGGACTATCGTCTGGATTCCCCCTCAGATCTGCTGTCCATACAGAATGCGGAATAA
- a CDS encoding branched-chain amino acid aminotransferase → MEKKNLDWSNIGFSYMPTDMRYVANYKDGKWDEGGLTSDSNVVINECAGILQYCQECFEGLKAYTTEDGSIVTFRPDLNAERMMDSAAWLEMPPFPKERFLEALDEVVKANTAWVPPFGSGATYYIRPYMFASGPVIGVKPSDEYQFRMFGTPVGPYFKGGVRPLTLCVSDFDRAAPRGSGHVKAGLNYAMSLHASMTAHAAGYDENVFLDPATRTCIEETGGANFLFITKDNEVVTPKSDSILPSITRRSLVYVAEHYLGLKVSQRQVKLSELSDFAECGLCGTAAVISPVGKIVDHGREICFPSGMTEMGPVTRKLYDTLTGIQMGRIEAPEGWIRKMV, encoded by the coding sequence ATGGAAAAGAAGAATTTGGACTGGAGCAATATCGGATTCAGCTATATGCCGACGGATATGCGGTATGTTGCAAATTATAAAGATGGAAAGTGGGATGAAGGCGGCCTGACTTCAGATTCCAACGTGGTGATCAATGAATGCGCAGGGATTCTGCAGTACTGTCAGGAATGCTTTGAGGGGCTGAAGGCCTATACAACCGAGGACGGCAGTATCGTTACCTTCCGGCCGGACTTAAACGCGGAACGTATGATGGATTCCGCAGCATGGCTGGAGATGCCGCCATTTCCAAAGGAGCGGTTCTTAGAGGCTCTGGACGAGGTGGTGAAGGCCAATACCGCCTGGGTTCCGCCCTTTGGAAGCGGCGCGACCTATTATATCCGCCCATATATGTTTGCATCTGGCCCGGTGATCGGCGTAAAGCCGTCTGACGAATATCAGTTCCGCATGTTTGGAACTCCGGTAGGACCGTATTTTAAAGGAGGCGTGAGACCGCTGACTCTCTGTGTCAGCGATTTTGACCGTGCGGCTCCCCGCGGGTCCGGTCATGTGAAAGCGGGGCTTAACTACGCTATGAGCCTGCATGCGTCTATGACAGCTCATGCGGCAGGATATGATGAGAATGTATTTTTGGATCCGGCGACCAGGACCTGCATTGAGGAGACCGGCGGAGCCAACTTCCTCTTTATCACGAAGGACAACGAGGTGGTGACGCCCAAGTCAGACTCCATCCTGCCATCCATCACCAGACGTTCCCTGGTCTATGTGGCAGAGCATTACCTGGGACTTAAGGTGTCCCAGAGACAGGTGAAGCTCTCAGAGCTTTCAGATTTTGCAGAGTGCGGCCTGTGCGGTACGGCAGCTGTGATATCCCCGGTTGGGAAGATCGTAGATCACGGCAGGGAGATCTGCTTCCCCAGCGGCATGACCGAGATGGGGCCGGTGACCAGGAAGCTCTATGACACTCTCACGGGCATCCAGATGGGCAGGATCGAGGCTCCGGAGGGCTGGATCCGCAAAATGGTATAG
- a CDS encoding cytidylate kinase-like family protein, giving the protein MKWNPVVAIGRQFGSGGHEIGERVAKELGIPCYDRELVDQASEKLGVDQYDLEQVDEASLNEFLASYQIPADSNPVTGYGLTLNDSLYLAQCGIIESLSMKGPCVIVGRTAETVLQNNPKCISIFISASKEDRIRRIAARYGLSDREAADAVRRVDRKRKFYYESHTDKTWGSPDSYQVMLNVSLLGMERTVDCIKAIYRQISGSGPEN; this is encoded by the coding sequence ATGAAGTGGAATCCGGTAGTTGCGATTGGCAGACAGTTTGGGAGCGGCGGACATGAGATTGGCGAGCGTGTGGCAAAGGAGCTGGGAATCCCTTGCTATGACCGTGAGCTGGTAGACCAGGCTTCTGAGAAGCTTGGGGTGGACCAGTATGATTTGGAGCAGGTGGACGAGGCGTCTTTGAATGAATTTTTGGCGTCTTATCAGATTCCGGCAGATTCTAATCCTGTCACGGGATATGGTTTGACGCTGAATGACAGTCTATATCTGGCCCAATGCGGGATCATCGAGAGCCTGTCCATGAAGGGTCCCTGTGTGATCGTAGGCCGCACTGCGGAGACAGTCCTGCAGAACAACCCGAAGTGTATCAGTATTTTTATTTCCGCATCGAAGGAAGACCGTATCAGGCGGATCGCTGCCCGCTATGGGCTTTCGGATCGTGAGGCAGCCGATGCAGTGCGCCGTGTGGACAGGAAGCGGAAGTTCTACTATGAGAGCCATACCGACAAGACCTGGGGCAGCCCGGATTCTTATCAGGTGATGCTGAACGTAAGCCTGCTTGGTATGGAGCGTACTGTGGACTGTATCAAGGCTATTTACCGGCAGATCAGCGGGAGCGGGCCGGAAAACTAA
- a CDS encoding RNA polymerase sigma factor, whose protein sequence is MENTEERFRAIYDRYMPLLRLIASRKSIPYDEIDDLVQETFTSFYTHYPVTWPEYKIRASLARIIRNLCTDYFRRQGTHPVIYVDSAILAVEGKSLGTPPEKNPLDIVLERQKRQEILDILKAMKNDWMIIFLLYLIQGRPMKEVSQILGISEPACRMRLMRGRQYINEQLSKKPEDRDTPFRQRPGPVSPGPTDEPEIQGNT, encoded by the coding sequence ATGGAAAATACAGAAGAGAGATTTCGCGCTATATACGACCGCTACATGCCCTTGCTGCGTCTGATCGCCAGCCGTAAATCCATTCCATACGACGAGATCGATGACCTGGTGCAGGAAACCTTCACGTCTTTTTATACCCATTATCCGGTCACATGGCCGGAATACAAGATACGGGCGTCGCTTGCCCGGATCATACGCAATCTCTGTACCGACTATTTCAGAAGACAAGGCACCCATCCTGTCATCTATGTAGATTCCGCCATCCTAGCCGTGGAAGGGAAATCCCTGGGTACGCCGCCAGAGAAAAATCCGCTTGATATCGTGCTGGAACGCCAAAAACGCCAGGAGATCCTGGATATATTGAAAGCAATGAAAAATGACTGGATGATCATCTTTTTGCTTTACCTGATCCAGGGGAGACCAATGAAGGAGGTCAGCCAGATCCTGGGAATCTCAGAACCCGCCTGCCGCATGAGGCTGATGCGCGGAAGGCAGTATATAAATGAGCAGCTGTCCAAAAAGCCGGAGGACCGGGATACGCCCTTCCGGCAGAGGCCAGGGCCCGTATCCCCTGGTCCTACTGACGAGCCGGAAATCCAGGGTAATACATGA
- a CDS encoding MATE family efflux transporter, whose amino-acid sequence MQEQGESRNDFSKGSIIMNILNLAVPMTLAQLINVLYNIVDRIYIGRIPGHDTLPLTGLGLCLPIISMVIAFANLFGMGGSPLCSIERGRGRNDEAERIMGNSFCLLLVFGVALTVLGLIFKRPMLYLFGASDQTFPYADSYVSIYLLGSTFVMIGLGMNSFINSQGFGRVGMMTVLLGAVTNIILDPVFIFALNMGVQGAALATVISQGLSAAWIVWFLTGKKTILKLRVSCMRLKKERVKNIVALGFSGFTMAITNSLVQIMCNATLQQYGGDLYVGVMTVINSVREVVSMPVQGITNSAQPVMGFNYGAGEYRRVKKAIAFTSVSAIVYTTFMWMLIHGFPEFFIRIFNKDADLVAAGVPAMQIYYFGFFLMSLQFSAQAVFVALGKARRAIFFSIFRKVIIVIPLTWLLPQIGGLGTNGVFAAEPVSNLVGGLACFITMLVTLLPELREEPAGIDKKRLVP is encoded by the coding sequence ATGCAGGAGCAGGGGGAGTCAAGAAACGATTTTTCCAAGGGCAGTATTATCATGAATATTTTGAATCTGGCAGTGCCGATGACGCTGGCACAGCTGATCAATGTGCTCTACAATATAGTGGACAGGATCTATATTGGACGCATACCGGGGCATGACACCCTGCCGCTCACGGGCCTGGGCCTGTGCCTGCCTATTATTTCCATGGTGATCGCCTTTGCCAACCTGTTCGGGATGGGCGGCTCTCCGCTGTGCTCCATTGAGCGCGGACGGGGACGCAACGATGAGGCGGAGCGGATCATGGGGAATTCGTTTTGTCTTCTTCTGGTATTTGGCGTGGCGCTTACGGTTCTGGGGCTGATCTTTAAGCGTCCGATGCTGTATCTGTTCGGCGCCAGCGACCAGACCTTTCCCTATGCGGACAGTTATGTGAGCATTTACCTGCTGGGCAGCACCTTTGTGATGATCGGACTTGGGATGAACAGCTTTATCAACTCACAGGGATTTGGGCGTGTGGGGATGATGACGGTCCTTTTGGGGGCTGTCACCAATATCATCCTGGACCCTGTCTTCATCTTTGCGCTGAATATGGGGGTTCAGGGGGCGGCGCTTGCGACAGTGATCTCCCAGGGATTGAGCGCGGCCTGGATCGTATGGTTTTTGACAGGAAAGAAGACGATCCTGAAGCTGAGAGTCTCCTGTATGAGGCTTAAGAAGGAGCGTGTGAAAAATATCGTAGCGCTGGGATTTTCCGGATTTACCATGGCGATCACCAACAGCCTGGTGCAGATCATGTGCAACGCCACGCTCCAACAGTATGGAGGGGATCTTTATGTGGGCGTTATGACCGTGATCAATTCGGTGCGGGAGGTGGTGTCCATGCCGGTTCAGGGTATCACCAACAGCGCCCAGCCGGTCATGGGCTTTAACTATGGAGCAGGAGAGTACCGGCGGGTGAAAAAAGCCATTGCTTTCACATCAGTAAGCGCCATTGTCTATACCACATTTATGTGGATGCTGATCCATGGATTTCCAGAGTTTTTTATCCGTATTTTTAACAAGGATGCGGACCTGGTGGCGGCGGGGGTTCCTGCCATGCAGATTTATTATTTTGGTTTTTTCCTGATGTCTCTGCAGTTCTCAGCCCAGGCGGTGTTTGTGGCGTTGGGTAAGGCCAGGCGCGCGATCTTTTTCTCGATCTTTCGGAAGGTGATCATCGTGATACCGCTGACATGGCTGCTCCCTCAGATCGGAGGGCTTGGCACCAACGGCGTATTTGCTGCGGAGCCGGTTTCCAATCTTGTGGGCGGATTGGCGTGCTTTATCACGATGCTGGTCACTCTGCTTCCGGAGCTTCGTGAGGAACCTGCCGGTATTGACAAAAAACGGCTTGTGCCTTAA
- the thrS gene encoding threonine--tRNA ligase, with translation MKITLKDGSVKEYAAAMTVIDIAADLSEGLARMACAGEVDGNVVDLRTVVDQDCEVNILTTRDKAGLAAYRHTCSHVLAEAVKNLYPEAKLAIGPSIDTGFYYDFDMPSLSREDLDKIEAEMKKIIKKGEKIERFTLERDEAIRYMEEKGEPYKVELIKDLPEGETISFYSQGEFTDLCAGPHLMSTKPIKAFKLISSSGAYWRGSEKNQMLTRVYGTAFAKKEELEEYLTYLENVKKRDHNKLGRELELFTTVDVIGQGLPLLMPKGAKIIQTMQRWIEDEEEKRGYMRTKTPLMAKSDLYKISDHWGHYKEGMFVLGDEEKNEEVFALRPMTCPFQYYVYKASQKSYRDLPCRYGETSTLFRNEDSGEMHGLTRVRQFTISEGHLVIRPDQLEEEFKGCVDLAKYCLTTLGLQDDITFRMSKWDPENPDKYLGTPELWDQVENMMRTILDDIGIEYTEEKGEAAFYGPKLDIQAKNVYGKEDTMITIQIDMFLAERFDMTYIDKDGEKKRPYILHRTSMGCYERTLAWLIEKYEGAFPTWLCPEQVRVLPISDKYLDYAGKVEEQLKANGILCTVDRRSEKIGYKIRETRMEKIPYMLVVGQKEEEDGTVSVRSRFLGDEGAKPLDEFIDTVCKEIRTKEIRKVEVQPEQK, from the coding sequence ATGAAGATTACCTTAAAAGATGGAAGTGTGAAAGAGTATGCAGCCGCGATGACAGTGATCGATATTGCAGCGGATCTAAGCGAGGGGCTGGCGCGCATGGCATGTGCCGGGGAGGTTGACGGCAATGTGGTGGATCTGCGGACTGTGGTGGACCAGGACTGCGAGGTGAACATCCTGACAACGAGAGATAAGGCGGGGCTGGCGGCCTACCGCCATACCTGCAGCCACGTGCTGGCGGAAGCGGTGAAGAACTTATACCCGGAGGCAAAGCTGGCGATCGGTCCGTCCATTGACACCGGGTTCTACTATGATTTTGATATGCCGTCCTTAAGCCGCGAGGATCTTGATAAGATCGAGGCTGAGATGAAGAAGATCATCAAGAAGGGGGAAAAGATCGAGCGTTTCACTCTGGAGCGGGATGAGGCGATCCGGTATATGGAGGAAAAGGGCGAGCCGTACAAGGTGGAGCTGATCAAAGACCTGCCGGAAGGGGAGACGATCTCCTTCTACAGCCAGGGTGAGTTCACGGATCTGTGTGCAGGCCCCCATCTGATGAGTACAAAACCGATCAAGGCGTTCAAGCTGATCTCTTCCTCAGGCGCGTACTGGAGGGGCAGCGAGAAGAATCAGATGCTGACCCGTGTATACGGTACGGCCTTTGCAAAGAAAGAGGAGCTGGAAGAATATCTGACCTATCTGGAAAATGTAAAAAAGCGTGACCACAATAAGCTGGGACGTGAGCTGGAGCTGTTCACCACAGTGGACGTGATCGGCCAGGGCCTGCCGCTCCTTATGCCAAAGGGAGCAAAGATCATCCAGACCATGCAGCGCTGGATCGAGGACGAGGAAGAAAAACGCGGTTACATGAGGACCAAAACGCCTCTGATGGCCAAATCGGATCTGTACAAGATCTCCGACCACTGGGGCCATTACAAGGAAGGGATGTTCGTGCTGGGAGATGAGGAAAAGAACGAGGAAGTATTTGCACTGCGCCCCATGACCTGTCCGTTCCAGTACTATGTGTACAAGGCGAGCCAGAAATCCTACCGCGACCTGCCCTGCCGTTATGGGGAGACCTCCACTCTGTTCCGGAATGAGGATTCCGGCGAGATGCACGGCCTGACCCGCGTCCGTCAGTTTACCATCTCCGAGGGACATCTGGTGATCCGCCCGGATCAGCTGGAGGAGGAGTTCAAGGGCTGTGTGGATCTGGCAAAATACTGCCTGACCACCCTGGGACTGCAGGATGATATCACCTTCCGCATGTCCAAATGGGACCCGGAGAATCCGGACAAATACTTGGGAACGCCGGAGCTTTGGGATCAGGTTGAAAATATGATGCGCACGATCCTGGACGACATCGGGATCGAGTATACCGAGGAGAAGGGCGAGGCCGCTTTCTATGGCCCGAAGCTGGATATCCAGGCGAAAAATGTGTATGGCAAGGAAGACACCATGATCACGATCCAGATCGATATGTTCCTGGCAGAGCGTTTCGATATGACCTATATCGATAAGGATGGTGAGAAGAAGCGTCCGTACATCCTGCACAGGACTTCCATGGGCTGCTACGAGAGGACCCTGGCATGGCTGATTGAAAAATACGAGGGAGCCTTCCCGACTTGGCTGTGCCCGGAGCAGGTGAGAGTACTTCCGATCTCTGACAAATATCTGGACTATGCAGGGAAAGTGGAGGAGCAGCTCAAGGCGAACGGCATACTCTGCACGGTGGACCGCCGGTCGGAGAAGATCGGCTATAAGATCCGTGAGACCCGTATGGAGAAGATTCCCTACATGCTGGTAGTCGGCCAGAAGGAAGAAGAGGACGGGACGGTGTCCGTCCGCAGCAGGTTCCTCGGGGATGAAGGCGCGAAGCCGCTGGATGAGTTTATCGATACGGTCTGCAAAGAGATCAGGACGAAAGAGATCAGGAAAGTAGAAGTACAGCCGGAGCAGAAATAG
- the thrS gene encoding threonine--tRNA ligase, protein MKITLKDGSIKEYAAPVSVLDVAKDLSEGLARMACAGEVNGEAVDLRTVLDQDCALNILTARDEKGLAALRHSASHVMAQAIKRLYPGAKLAIGPSIADGFYYDMDFETPITAEDLEKIEGEMKKIVKEALPIERFTLPRAEAIAFMSEKDELYKVELIEDLPEGEEISFYRQGEFTDLCAGPHLMNTKDIGKAYKLLSIAGAYWRGDEHNKMLTRIYATAFAKKEELEAYLTMMEEAKKRDHRKLGRELGLFMMHEAGPGFPFFLPKGMVLKNTLLDYWREIHKKAGYVEISTPVILNRSLWETSGHWDHYKDNMYTTVIDEQDYAIKPMNCPGGVLAYASEPRSYRDLPLRMGELGLVHRHEKSGQLHGLMRVRCFTQDDAHIFMTPDQIKDEIKGVARLIDSVYKLFGFEYHVELSTRPEDSMGSDEDWEMATDGLRSALDELGLDYVVNEGDGAFYGPKIDFHLVDAIGRTWQCGTIQLDFQLPQRFELEYIGADGEKHRPIMIHRVAFGSIERFIGILIEHFAGAFPTWLAPVQVKVLPISDKYLDYAGKVKKELDDAGIRAELDTRSEKIGYKIREAQKSKIPYMLVVGQKEEEDGVVAVRSRFKGDEGQKALDAFVYEIKEEIAKKEIRKMEVNQG, encoded by the coding sequence ATGAAGATTACGTTAAAAGATGGCAGTATAAAGGAATACGCTGCGCCAGTGTCAGTACTGGATGTGGCGAAGGATCTAAGCGAAGGTCTTGCGCGCATGGCGTGCGCAGGCGAAGTGAACGGAGAGGCCGTGGACTTGAGAACGGTGCTGGATCAGGACTGTGCGCTCAATATCCTGACAGCCCGGGATGAAAAAGGCCTTGCCGCTCTGCGCCATTCTGCCAGCCATGTGATGGCCCAGGCGATCAAACGTCTGTATCCGGGGGCAAAGCTGGCGATCGGCCCGTCCATTGCAGACGGATTTTATTACGATATGGATTTTGAGACCCCGATCACAGCGGAGGATTTAGAGAAGATCGAAGGGGAGATGAAAAAGATCGTCAAGGAGGCTCTGCCGATCGAGCGGTTTACCCTGCCGAGGGCAGAGGCGATCGCATTTATGAGCGAAAAGGATGAGCTCTATAAAGTAGAGCTCATCGAGGATCTGCCGGAGGGCGAGGAGATCAGCTTCTACAGGCAGGGAGAGTTTACCGACCTTTGCGCCGGCCCCCATCTGATGAATACAAAAGATATAGGAAAGGCATATAAGCTGCTTAGTATCGCAGGTGCATACTGGAGAGGCGATGAGCACAACAAGATGCTGACCCGCATCTATGCTACGGCATTTGCAAAGAAGGAAGAGCTGGAAGCTTATCTGACCATGATGGAGGAGGCGAAGAAGCGCGACCACAGGAAGTTGGGCAGAGAGCTGGGACTTTTCATGATGCATGAGGCTGGACCGGGATTCCCGTTTTTCCTGCCGAAAGGTATGGTGCTCAAAAATACGCTTCTGGATTACTGGCGTGAGATCCACAAAAAGGCAGGCTATGTGGAGATATCCACTCCGGTGATCTTAAACCGCAGTCTGTGGGAGACCTCCGGCCACTGGGATCATTATAAGGATAATATGTATACCACGGTCATCGATGAGCAGGACTACGCCATCAAGCCGATGAACTGCCCGGGCGGCGTTCTGGCTTATGCCTCTGAGCCTCGTTCCTACCGGGATCTGCCGCTGCGCATGGGCGAGCTTGGGCTGGTGCACCGCCACGAGAAATCCGGCCAGCTTCACGGCCTGATGCGTGTGCGCTGCTTTACCCAGGACGATGCCCACATTTTCATGACTCCGGATCAGATCAAGGACGAGATCAAGGGAGTGGCACGGCTGATCGACAGCGTTTACAAGCTGTTTGGATTCGAATACCATGTAGAGCTTTCCACCAGGCCGGAGGACAGCATGGGCAGCGACGAGGACTGGGAGATGGCTACCGACGGCCTGCGCAGTGCGCTGGATGAGCTGGGGCTTGACTATGTGGTCAACGAGGGCGACGGCGCATTCTACGGGCCGAAGATTGATTTCCATCTGGTGGACGCCATTGGAAGGACCTGGCAGTGCGGGACGATCCAGCTGGATTTCCAGCTTCCCCAGCGTTTTGAGCTGGAATATATCGGCGCAGACGGGGAGAAGCACCGCCCGATCATGATCCACCGGGTTGCTTTTGGCTCCATTGAGCGGTTTATCGGTATCCTGATCGAGCATTTTGCAGGCGCATTCCCGACCTGGCTGGCTCCGGTGCAGGTGAAAGTCCTGCCGATCTCCGACAAATACTTAGATTATGCAGGCAAGGTAAAAAAAGAGCTGGATGACGCAGGCATCCGCGCAGAACTGGATACCCGTTCCGAGAAGATCGGCTACAAGATCCGCGAAGCGCAGAAGAGCAAGATCCCTTATATGCTGGTGGTCGGCCAGAAAGAGGAGGAGGACGGCGTTGTGGCGGTCCGCAGCCGCTTTAAAGGCGATGAAGGACAGAAAGCCCTGGATGCATTTGTTTATGAAATAAAAGAAGAGATAGCGAAAAAAGAAATCCGGAAAATGGAAGTGAACCAGGGATAA